One segment of Balaenoptera ricei isolate mBalRic1 chromosome 8, mBalRic1.hap2, whole genome shotgun sequence DNA contains the following:
- the LOC132370127 gene encoding centrosomal protein of 78 kDa-like — translation MGAAPEHPLPLICIQSFFQPRLSETGSDRNKVYSSCVPVIRNKDVTFQLCKALKCCVSASGALRNLELNGLVLRERDLTMLTKGLNKSTTLVHLCLANCPIGDGGLEIICQGIKNSITLKTVNFTGCNLTWQRADHMAKILKYQTIRRHEEIWAESLRYTRPDLDCMAGLRRITVNCNTLIGDLGASAFAESLSEDLWLRAVLA, via the coding sequence ATGGGCGCCGCTCCTGAGCACCCTCTGCCCCTCATCTGTATCCAGAGTTTCTTCCAGCCAAGGCTTAGCGAGACGGGTTCTGACAGAAATAAAGTTTACAGCAGTTGTGTTCCTGTGATAAGAAATAAGGATGTGACCTTCCAGTTGTGTAAAGCTCTTAAATGCTGTGTAAGTGCGTCGGGTGCGCTAAGGAACCTGGAGCTAAATGGGCtagttctgagagagagagacttaacTATGTTAACAAAGGGATTGAATAAATCAACCACTTTGGTGCACCTGTGTCTTGCGAATTGTCCAATTGGAGATGGAGGTTTAGAAATTATTTGTCAAGGTATAAAGAACTCTATCACTCTTAAGACAGTAAACTTCACTGGGTGTAATTTGACATGGCAGAGAGCAGATCACATGGCTAAGATCTTAAAGTATCAGACTATCAGAAGGCATGAAGAAATCTGGGCTGAGAGTCTTCGTTACACGAGACCTGATCTTGACTGTATGGCTGGTTTGAGGCGCATCACTGTGAACTGCAACACGCTTATTGGTGACTTGGGTGCAAGTGCTTTTGCAGAGTCTCTCAGTGAGGATTTGTGGCTTAGAGCTGTTCTTGCTTAG